A window of the Radiobacillus deserti genome harbors these coding sequences:
- a CDS encoding PDZ domain-containing protein: MIVDWLWEFLRGLGRFFLNPVVYWFFICVLFASRQRIRKERRFFGTKIFDIFYEVKRTTSVSLVGGLILSLLSIGLGIVFNYYVLLLVSVITILLSLFLRFSFLSAAYTLGFSYLILLAIQYVYGLETNLYMLEALQNVELTSFTIIIGFLLAVEAMLLLRTDQRESFPEIIKGSRGKWVGQHRLKKAALIPFFALIPGGLIESFAPWWPIFSIDGDTYGIILIPFLVGFEHVAKGFSPVVTAKQLGNMVLILSFVVIGCAVASYYYSFMSLVAVMVAIVGREWISYRHRLRDQQKAPYFAPSSSGMLILGIIPKTPAENLGLLAGEKIVKVNGKLVMTEQEFYEALHTSNASCRLDVLDDRGEIRFVQRAMYQGEHHELGIVFAKERVD; encoded by the coding sequence ATGATAGTAGATTGGTTATGGGAATTTTTAAGAGGACTAGGCAGATTTTTTTTGAATCCAGTGGTGTACTGGTTCTTTATTTGTGTCCTATTCGCTTCCAGACAGCGAATAAGAAAAGAACGGCGGTTTTTTGGAACTAAAATTTTTGATATCTTCTATGAAGTAAAACGGACAACTAGTGTATCGCTAGTTGGTGGACTGATCCTTTCCTTGCTTTCAATTGGTTTAGGAATCGTATTCAATTATTACGTGCTACTTCTTGTTTCAGTCATTACCATTCTATTATCGTTATTTCTACGTTTTTCCTTTCTATCAGCTGCATACACGTTAGGATTTAGTTACTTGATACTATTGGCCATCCAATATGTGTATGGATTAGAAACGAACTTATATATGCTAGAAGCGTTACAAAATGTGGAGCTTACAAGCTTTACAATTATCATAGGGTTTCTGCTTGCGGTTGAGGCTATGTTATTATTACGCACAGATCAGCGGGAATCCTTTCCGGAGATTATAAAGGGAAGTCGTGGAAAATGGGTGGGGCAGCACCGATTAAAAAAAGCGGCCCTCATTCCGTTTTTTGCTCTTATACCAGGTGGCTTAATAGAATCTTTTGCACCGTGGTGGCCCATCTTCTCCATTGATGGTGATACGTACGGGATTATTTTAATTCCCTTCTTGGTAGGATTTGAGCATGTTGCAAAGGGATTCTCTCCTGTCGTCACGGCCAAACAATTGGGAAACATGGTATTAATTTTAAGCTTCGTTGTCATTGGATGTGCAGTAGCTAGTTACTATTATTCCTTTATGTCTTTAGTTGCAGTTATGGTAGCGATTGTTGGACGAGAGTGGATCTCCTATCGACATCGTTTACGAGATCAACAAAAAGCACCCTATTTTGCACCAAGTTCCTCAGGTATGCTTATTTTAGGCATTATACCAAAAACACCCGCAGAAAACCTTGGGTTACTAGCAGGTGAAAAAATTGTAAAGGTGAATGGGAAATTAGTGATGACGGAACAAGAATTTTATGAAGCGTTGCATACGAGCAATGCTTCATGTCGACTAGATGTTTTAGATGATCGGGGAGAAATACGTTTCGTACAGCGAGCCATGTATCAAGGCGAGCACCACGAGCTCGGGATTGTTTTTGCGAAAGAAAGAGTGGATTGA
- a CDS encoding S41 family peptidase, translated as MHIKKQYIVLLLLAALLLGAAGSYFGVQLATSNNGDESNSSTSSEERFVDLSPEEQQEFFSNMEGMGNMSKVAQAFSLIKESYLEKVEDKQLIEGAIQGMLDTLEDPYSVFMDKETVEDFNHQIESSFEGIGAEVSMVDGNVTIIAPIKDSPAEKAGLKPNDQIITVDGESLEGLDLYEAVSKIRGEQGSKVTLEVKRPGVTDHLTIELTRDDIPLETVYSDTKTVNGKKAGIIEITSFSENTAKSFNSALEELESQGIEGLVIDVRGNPGGLLTAVEDILKNFITKDQPYVQIEDRDGKKSRYFSELEDKKEYPISVLVDEGSASASEILAGAMKEAGGYDIVGTKTFGKGTVQQAVPMGDGSTIKLTMFKWLTPEGNWIHKKGVKPTLEVKQPEYFYTNPIQIEEPLTFNHTDQKIENAQIMLKGLGFDPGREDGFFSEDTVEAVEAFQASKDLEVTGEIDQQTADVLQTSIVEKIREEENDLQKQRALQALFE; from the coding sequence ATGCATATTAAAAAGCAGTACATCGTGTTACTATTATTAGCAGCTTTGCTGCTTGGTGCTGCTGGATCTTACTTCGGTGTACAACTAGCGACATCTAATAACGGAGATGAATCGAATTCCTCCACGTCATCAGAGGAACGCTTTGTTGACTTAAGTCCAGAAGAACAGCAAGAATTTTTTAGTAACATGGAAGGCATGGGAAACATGTCGAAGGTAGCACAAGCATTTTCTCTTATAAAAGAAAGCTACTTAGAAAAAGTAGAAGACAAGCAGTTAATTGAAGGTGCTATCCAAGGAATGCTGGATACATTAGAAGATCCATATAGTGTGTTTATGGATAAGGAAACCGTAGAAGACTTTAATCACCAAATTGAGTCATCATTTGAAGGAATAGGTGCAGAGGTTAGTATGGTAGATGGGAATGTGACCATCATTGCTCCAATTAAAGACTCTCCGGCAGAAAAAGCGGGACTAAAACCAAATGATCAAATTATAACGGTAGATGGAGAAAGTCTAGAAGGTTTAGATTTATACGAAGCGGTATCGAAGATTCGAGGAGAACAAGGTTCTAAGGTAACGCTTGAAGTAAAACGTCCAGGTGTAACGGATCATCTAACAATTGAATTGACAAGAGATGATATTCCGCTAGAGACGGTTTATTCGGATACGAAAACCGTAAATGGGAAGAAGGCAGGAATCATTGAGATTACATCCTTCTCTGAGAATACTGCTAAAAGCTTCAATTCCGCTCTTGAAGAATTGGAGAGCCAGGGGATAGAAGGGCTAGTAATTGATGTGCGTGGAAATCCAGGTGGCTTACTAACAGCAGTAGAGGATATCTTAAAGAACTTTATCACAAAAGATCAACCATATGTCCAAATTGAGGACCGTGATGGAAAAAAATCGAGATACTTCTCTGAGTTAGAAGATAAAAAGGAGTATCCGATTTCTGTGTTAGTGGATGAAGGTAGTGCTTCGGCATCCGAAATTTTAGCTGGTGCAATGAAAGAAGCTGGAGGTTATGACATTGTAGGAACGAAAACCTTTGGTAAAGGTACGGTCCAACAGGCAGTCCCAATGGGGGATGGAAGCACCATCAAATTAACGATGTTCAAATGGCTAACTCCAGAAGGGAATTGGATTCATAAAAAAGGGGTAAAACCGACGTTAGAAGTAAAGCAACCAGAATATTTCTATACAAATCCAATACAGATTGAGGAACCATTGACATTTAATCATACCGACCAAAAGATAGAAAATGCTCAAATCATGCTAAAAGGCTTAGGGTTTGATCCGGGTCGTGAAGATGGATTTTTTAGTGAAGATACTGTAGAAGCAGTTGAAGCTTTCCAAGCCTCTAAAGACTTGGAAGTTACAGGAGAAATCGACCAGCAAACAGCAGATGTGTTGCAAACCAGTATTGTTGAAAAGATACGAGAAGAAGAGAACGACTTACAGAAACAGAGAGCTTTACAAGCATTATTTGAATAG
- a CDS encoding murein hydrolase activator EnvC family protein: MRKSVRSTIILSIVLLTILSSYSSVFAEGLSDVKDEISDLKDQQEEIENKQGSLENKTNETEEKIEENQQQQTQVTDQIDAINTELDQTQRNILAKEKEITDTNNQITQLNKDIEDLKERIKKREALLKDRLRTLQQSGGNISYIEVLFGAQSFGDFINRASAVTTIMNQDKGIIESHAADKKELETKQKSLEEEKKALVSQKQELENLKATLDQQMAQKEKLMVQLEEEEHQLEHYKMSLEEQQETLAAQAAIIEKAKKQAQAEAARLEKLAKEQAQQNGSTGGGSGGSGGGLSAGGSGIFEWPATGRLSSGFGPRGSGYHLGIDIANSTGTPIKAAASGIVTRANWSDSYGNVVYIYHPQYDKTTVYAHMSSLSVSYGQSVGTLQPIGAMGNTGESYGSHLHFEVHNGGWDYHAGINPMSFLK, encoded by the coding sequence ATGAGAAAAAGTGTTCGTTCAACGATTATCCTCTCAATAGTATTACTCACAATCCTATCTAGCTACTCATCCGTTTTTGCTGAGGGTTTAAGTGATGTGAAGGATGAAATTAGTGACTTAAAAGATCAGCAAGAGGAGATTGAAAATAAGCAAGGTAGCTTAGAAAATAAGACCAATGAAACAGAAGAAAAAATTGAAGAGAACCAACAACAGCAAACGCAAGTAACGGATCAAATTGATGCAATAAATACCGAGTTAGACCAAACACAAAGAAACATTTTAGCAAAAGAGAAAGAAATTACAGATACAAACAATCAAATTACGCAATTGAATAAAGACATCGAGGATTTGAAAGAGCGAATTAAAAAGCGTGAAGCGCTTTTAAAGGATCGTCTGCGTACTTTACAACAGAGCGGTGGAAACATTTCTTACATTGAAGTGTTGTTTGGTGCGCAAAGTTTTGGGGATTTCATAAATCGTGCATCGGCTGTTACAACGATTATGAATCAGGATAAAGGAATTATAGAATCACATGCAGCAGACAAGAAGGAATTAGAAACAAAGCAGAAATCTTTAGAAGAAGAGAAAAAAGCACTTGTAAGTCAGAAACAAGAGCTAGAAAACTTAAAAGCTACACTGGACCAGCAAATGGCACAAAAAGAAAAGCTAATGGTTCAATTAGAAGAGGAAGAGCATCAGCTAGAGCATTATAAAATGTCATTAGAAGAACAGCAGGAAACGTTAGCAGCACAAGCAGCTATTATTGAAAAAGCGAAGAAACAAGCGCAGGCGGAAGCAGCCCGTTTGGAGAAGTTAGCGAAAGAGCAAGCACAGCAAAATGGTAGCACAGGTGGAGGATCTGGCGGTTCAGGTGGAGGGTTGTCTGCCGGTGGTAGTGGCATTTTTGAATGGCCAGCAACAGGACGATTATCATCGGGATTTGGTCCAAGAGGTTCTGGATACCACTTAGGGATTGATATTGCCAATAGTACAGGTACTCCAATTAAAGCTGCAGCCTCTGGAATTGTAACAAGAGCAAATTGGTCTGATAGTTACGGAAATGTTGTATATATTTATCATCCGCAGTATGATAAAACTACCGTGTATGCGCATATGTCTAGTCTTTCTGTATCTTATGGTCAATCTGTTGGTACGTTACAACCAATTGGCGCAATGGGAAATACCGGTGAATCTTATGGCAGTCACTTGCACTTTGAAGTTCATAATGGTGGATGGGACTATCATGCTGGAATTAACCCAATGTCATTCTTAAAATAA